One Caulobacter segnis genomic window carries:
- a CDS encoding alpha/beta hydrolase gives MSRLSWIAAAGVLTLLSLGGAAQAAAPRFEKTVCGADFKDVDLKVQCGNLVVDETRGDPRSRRIKVAVAIVKAAQPKAGLPPVVYLHGGPGGSALKGLPRMLKSKTSREFVAIDQDWIFIDQRGGGLSDPNLDCPGTNLTDAGPPSDKDAQGIVACLKAFQAKGVNLSRYNAVEVAKDVQDLRQVLKLPLIDLFGGSYGTRIEAAIQTHAAQGVRAVVQDSPWPPEADWTVGGPAMVSSSIDIVMAKCAVVAECAKRYPDLKAKLATVAERWLAGPQTIGGKTYTADDLGGYLMDASYFTAGVLPRDLWKIIQGDVSPVAEFVESRDYYSEGQFMTHLCKEEIPFEARADVAKGTENDAVARLMVVSMQRIHDVCKAIDVGPISPVEQQPVKTAIPTLFLAAEIDPGCPPELTKAASKGYQGSQVVIVTNATHGVSRGNPCARKMIRSFFQDPTKPVDRSCLPAADTPMAFTYE, from the coding sequence ATGTCGCGCTTGTCCTGGATCGCCGCCGCCGGCGTGCTGACCCTCCTGTCGCTGGGCGGCGCCGCGCAGGCGGCCGCGCCTCGGTTCGAGAAGACGGTCTGCGGGGCCGACTTCAAGGACGTCGACCTGAAGGTCCAGTGCGGAAACCTGGTGGTCGATGAGACGCGGGGCGATCCCAGGAGCCGGCGCATCAAGGTGGCCGTCGCCATCGTCAAGGCGGCCCAGCCCAAGGCCGGCCTGCCGCCGGTGGTCTATCTGCATGGCGGTCCGGGCGGCTCGGCGCTGAAGGGCCTGCCGCGCATGCTCAAGAGCAAGACCTCGCGCGAGTTCGTCGCCATCGACCAGGACTGGATCTTCATCGACCAGCGCGGCGGCGGCCTGTCCGATCCGAACCTGGACTGCCCGGGCACAAACCTGACCGACGCCGGGCCGCCCTCGGACAAGGACGCGCAAGGCATCGTCGCCTGCCTGAAGGCCTTCCAGGCCAAGGGCGTGAACCTGTCGCGCTACAACGCCGTCGAGGTGGCCAAGGACGTCCAGGACCTGCGCCAGGTCCTGAAGCTTCCGCTGATCGACCTGTTCGGCGGCTCGTACGGCACCCGTATCGAGGCGGCGATCCAGACCCACGCGGCCCAGGGCGTGCGAGCGGTGGTCCAGGACTCGCCCTGGCCGCCCGAGGCCGACTGGACGGTCGGCGGCCCGGCCATGGTCTCCAGCTCGATCGACATCGTCATGGCCAAGTGCGCGGTCGTCGCCGAATGCGCCAAGCGCTATCCGGACCTGAAGGCCAAGCTGGCCACGGTCGCCGAGCGCTGGCTGGCCGGACCCCAGACCATCGGCGGCAAGACCTACACGGCTGACGACCTGGGCGGCTATCTGATGGACGCCAGCTACTTCACCGCCGGGGTGCTGCCGCGCGACCTCTGGAAGATCATCCAGGGCGATGTCTCGCCGGTCGCCGAGTTCGTCGAGAGCCGCGACTACTACAGCGAGGGCCAGTTCATGACCCACCTGTGCAAGGAGGAGATCCCGTTCGAAGCCCGTGCGGACGTCGCCAAGGGGACCGAGAACGACGCCGTCGCCCGCCTGATGGTGGTGTCGATGCAGCGCATCCACGACGTCTGCAAGGCCATCGACGTGGGCCCGATCTCGCCAGTCGAGCAGCAGCCGGTGAAGACCGCGATCCCGACCCTGTTCCTGGCCGCCGAGATCGATCCGGGCTGCCCGCCGGAACTGACCAAGGCCGCGTCCAAGGGCTACCAGGGCTCGCAGGTGGTGATCGTCACCAACGCCACCCACGGCGTCAGCCGGGGCAATCCGTGCGCTCGCAAGATGATCCGGTCGTTCTTCCAGGACCCGACCAAGCCCGTCGATCGCAGCTGCCTGCCGGCCGCCGACACGCCGATGGCGTTCACCTACGAGTAG